A stretch of the Arthrobacter stackebrandtii genome encodes the following:
- the pstC gene encoding phosphate ABC transporter permease subunit PstC, with the protein MSTTKLAPAKGAGPQRSGRIGDKVFSGAALGAGALIVTVLFAVALFLVVQALPTFTANPADITGGEGFFAYIFPIVIGTLIAATIALLIATPIGVAVALFISHYAPRSVARGLGYVVDLLAAIPSVVYGAWGASFLASQLKGPYAWLADNAGWIPIFGGPASGTGKTILTAGIVLAVMVLPIIASLTREIFLQAPMLHQEAALALGATRWEMIRMAVLPFARGGIISAVMLGLGRALGETMAVALVLSSGPLIASLIRSGNQTIAAEIALNFPEAFGLRMHELIAAGLVLFVITLAVNMVARWIINRHKEFSGAN; encoded by the coding sequence TTGTCCACCACCAAGCTCGCACCCGCCAAGGGGGCAGGGCCGCAACGTTCAGGCCGCATCGGAGACAAAGTCTTCTCCGGTGCGGCACTGGGCGCCGGCGCGCTCATTGTCACCGTGCTGTTTGCCGTTGCCCTGTTCCTGGTCGTCCAGGCACTGCCGACGTTCACGGCAAACCCCGCAGACATCACCGGGGGAGAAGGCTTCTTCGCCTACATCTTCCCCATCGTCATCGGCACGTTGATCGCAGCCACGATCGCCTTGTTGATTGCCACCCCCATCGGTGTGGCCGTGGCCCTGTTCATCTCGCACTACGCGCCGCGGTCCGTGGCCCGCGGCCTGGGCTACGTGGTGGACCTCCTGGCTGCCATCCCCTCCGTCGTGTACGGCGCCTGGGGTGCAAGCTTCCTGGCCTCGCAGCTCAAGGGCCCCTACGCCTGGCTGGCCGACAACGCCGGCTGGATCCCCATCTTTGGCGGTCCGGCCTCCGGAACCGGCAAAACCATCCTGACGGCCGGCATTGTCCTGGCCGTCATGGTGCTGCCCATCATCGCCTCCCTCACCCGGGAGATTTTCCTGCAGGCCCCCATGCTGCACCAAGAAGCGGCGTTGGCACTGGGCGCCACCCGGTGGGAAATGATCCGCATGGCAGTGCTGCCCTTCGCCCGCGGCGGCATCATCAGCGCCGTCATGCTCGGCCTGGGCCGTGCGCTTGGTGAGACCATGGCGGTTGCGCTGGTCCTCTCCTCCGGGCCCTTGATCGCCTCCCTGATCCGCTCCGGCAACCAGACCATTGCCGCCGAGATCGCACTTAACTTCCCTGAGGCGTTCGGCCTGCGCATGCATGAACTCATCGCGGCCGGCCTTGTCCTCTTCGTCATCACACTTGCTGTGAACATGGTGGCCCGTTGGATCATCAACCGCCACAAAGAATTCTCGGGAGCCAACTGA
- the pstA gene encoding phosphate ABC transporter permease PstA — protein sequence MMATLMTERKRSALTRNRLPRYTPWAIAAAAVVVAAALMSLIGFNVFGWAVLSAVIFAAANVTAAAIVEGRRKAVDKMMTSLVYGAFLVALLPLVSVIWTVLVQGIPGLLTPGFLSTSMNGVTGAVDNASVKNGTPVLGGVYHALVGSVLITFWATVISVPVGLLTAIYLVEYSAGNRFSKAITFLVDVMTGIPSIVAGLFAAAFFAMILGPGTKTGFVAAVALSVLMIPVVVRSSEEMLKIVPNELREAAYALGVRKWRTILKVVIPTAISGIASGVTLAIARVIGETAPLLVTAGFATTINMNVFAGWMASLPTFIYTQIMTPTSPSNADPSTQRAWAAALLLILLVMLLNLGARLVARLFAPKTGR from the coding sequence CTGATGGCCACGCTCATGACTGAACGCAAGCGCTCGGCGCTGACCCGCAACCGCCTCCCGCGCTACACCCCCTGGGCCATCGCCGCCGCTGCCGTCGTTGTGGCGGCCGCACTGATGTCGCTCATCGGCTTCAACGTCTTCGGCTGGGCAGTGCTCTCTGCCGTTATCTTCGCTGCAGCGAACGTCACGGCCGCCGCCATCGTGGAGGGCCGCCGCAAGGCCGTCGACAAGATGATGACCTCCCTGGTCTACGGCGCCTTCCTGGTGGCCCTGCTGCCGCTGGTCTCGGTGATCTGGACCGTGCTGGTGCAGGGCATCCCCGGCCTGCTCACCCCCGGCTTCCTCAGCACCTCAATGAATGGCGTGACGGGCGCTGTCGACAATGCCTCGGTGAAAAACGGCACCCCGGTACTGGGCGGCGTCTACCATGCGCTGGTCGGTTCCGTGCTGATCACGTTCTGGGCCACCGTCATCTCCGTCCCCGTGGGGCTGCTGACGGCCATCTACCTGGTGGAATACAGTGCCGGAAACCGCTTCTCCAAGGCCATCACCTTCCTCGTGGACGTCATGACCGGCATCCCCTCGATCGTGGCCGGCCTGTTCGCAGCCGCCTTCTTCGCCATGATCCTGGGCCCCGGCACCAAGACCGGCTTCGTGGCCGCCGTCGCGCTGTCCGTCCTCATGATCCCGGTGGTGGTGCGCTCCAGCGAGGAAATGCTCAAGATCGTCCCGAACGAGCTGCGCGAGGCCGCCTACGCCCTGGGCGTGCGCAAGTGGCGCACCATCCTGAAGGTGGTCATTCCGACGGCGATCTCCGGCATCGCTTCCGGCGTCACCCTGGCCATCGCCCGCGTCATCGGCGAGACGGCCCCGCTGCTGGTCACGGCCGGTTTCGCCACCACGATCAACATGAACGTTTTTGCCGGCTGGATGGCCTCGCTGCCCACCTTCATCTACACGCAGATCATGACGCCCACCTCGCCGTCGAACGCCGACCCGTCAACCCAGCGCGCCTGGGCTGCGGCGCTGCTGTTGATCCTGCTCGTCATGCTCCTGAACCTCGGTGCCCGCCTTGTGGCCCGCCTCTTTGCGCCGAAAACCGGCCGCTAA